AGCGTGGAGGAACCGGCCCCCGTGGCTCCGCCCCAGCCGGCCGCCCCCGTCACCCCCGTCGCCCCGCCGCAGCCCACCGTCCAGACCCCCGTGACCCCGCCCGCCCCGCCGATGACCACTCCGGCGACCCCGCCGCCGCCCGCGCACGCGCCCGGTGCGGGGAAGATCAACCTCGACAAGGGCCGCGTCAGCCTCCAGAAGAACCAGACGGTGTCCCTCGTCAAGGGCGGCCGCCCCCTGCTCTCCTCGGTGAAGATGGGCCTCGGCTGGGAGCCGGCGTACCGCGGCAAGGACATCGACCTGGACGCCTCGGTCATCGCGTACGGCCCGCAGCGCAACCACGTCGACAGCTGCTACTTCGGCAAGCTCCAGATCGTGGGCGGCGCCATCCGCCACTCCGGCGACAACCTCACCGGCGAGGGCGGCGGCGACGACGAGGTCATCACCGTCGACCTCGGACGGCTGCCGCAGGAGGTCAGCGGACTGGTCTTCACCGTCAACTCCTTCTCCGGGCAGAAGTTCACCGAGGTCGCCAAGGCTTACTGCCGGCTGCTGGACGCCACGACCGGCGAGGAACTCGTCCGCTTCGACCTCACCGGCGCCGAGGCCCAGACCGGCGTGATGATGGCGAAGCTGATCCGCCAGTTCTCCGGCGAGTGGGAGATGACGGCGATGGGCGACTTCGTGAAGTCCCGCACGGTCCGCGGCATGGTGAAGCCGGCCGCTCAGGCCCTGTAGTCGGGTAGTCAGTCGTCACGGGTCCGGCCGGCGTCCTCCCCCGGCCGGACCCGACCGCCGATCCGGTGCGCCGGTCCGGTCCACCGAGGTCCGCCGAAGCCCGTCGCAGTTCAGAAGAGCGCGCTGTAGGCGTTCAGCGCGGGCTGCCCGCCCAGGTGGGCGTACAGGACGGTGGAGTCCCGTCCGATCTCCCCGCGCTCCACGAGATCGACGAGGCCGGCCATGGACTTCCCCTCGTACACGGGGTCGGTGACCATCCCCTCGGTGCGGGCGGCGAGCCGCATCGCCGCGAGGGTGGTCTCGTCGGGGATGCCGTAGACGCCCGCGTGGTACCGGTCGTCCAGCTCGACGTCCGCCTCGGTCAACTCCCTTTTGACACCGATGAGTTGCCCCGTGTTGTGGGCGATCCGGGCGATCTGCTCACGGGTGGCGGCGGGCTTCGCGGACGCGTCGATGCCGAGCACCCGGCGCGGCCGCGCCCCCGCTTCCTCCAGGGCGGCGAACCCGGCGACCATCCCCGCCTGGGTGGACCCGGTGACCGAGCACACCACCACGGTGTCGAAGAAGACCCCCGACTCCCGTTCCTGCTCGGCGACTTCGTACGCCCATCCGGCGAAGCCGAGACCGCCGAGCGGATGGTCGGAGGCGCCCGCGGGGATGGCGTACGGCTTGCCGCCCGACTCCTCGACCTCCCTGAGCGCCTGCTCCCAGCTCTCCTTGAACCCGATCCCGAACCCGGCCTTCACCAGCCGTACGTCGGCCCCGGCGAGCCGGCTGATCAGGATGTTGCCGACCTTGTCGTACACGGCGTCCGGCCAGTCCACCCAACTCTCCTGCACGAGAACGCATTTGAGCCCGGCTCGGGCGGCACAGGCCGCGACCTGACGGGTGTGGTTGGACTGCACTCCACCGATCGAGACCAGCGTGTCGCAGCCCTGTGCGAGGGCGTCGGCGATCAGATACTCCAGCTTGCGGGTCTTGTTCCCGCCGTACGCCACCCCGGAGTTGCAGTCCTCACGCTTGGCCCAGATCGCCGCACCGCCGAGGTGGGCGGTGAGCCGCTCCAACCGATGCACCGGCGACGGACCGAAGAGAAGCGGGTAACGCTCGTACGAGGAAAGGGACATGGGTCCTCCCGGGAC
Above is a window of Streptomyces sp. NBC_00490 DNA encoding:
- a CDS encoding TerD family protein — encoded protein: MTPGSNIPLSTARVTVDVAAPVRLDVSGLLLTADGKVRSDDDFIFYNQPNGPGVTYRSGGGTAPDAIVVDTAALPPGIEKIVVTASPDSAGQTFQGVEPTATIRSADDNAVLATFTPPQLAAETALVVVEIYLRNGAWKVRAVGQGYANGLAGIATDFGVSVEEPAPVAPPQPAAPVTPVAPPQPTVQTPVTPPAPPMTTPATPPPPAHAPGAGKINLDKGRVSLQKNQTVSLVKGGRPLLSSVKMGLGWEPAYRGKDIDLDASVIAYGPQRNHVDSCYFGKLQIVGGAIRHSGDNLTGEGGGDDEVITVDLGRLPQEVSGLVFTVNSFSGQKFTEVAKAYCRLLDATTGEELVRFDLTGAEAQTGVMMAKLIRQFSGEWEMTAMGDFVKSRTVRGMVKPAAQAL
- a CDS encoding 1-aminocyclopropane-1-carboxylate deaminase yields the protein MSLSSYERYPLLFGPSPVHRLERLTAHLGGAAIWAKREDCNSGVAYGGNKTRKLEYLIADALAQGCDTLVSIGGVQSNHTRQVAACAARAGLKCVLVQESWVDWPDAVYDKVGNILISRLAGADVRLVKAGFGIGFKESWEQALREVEESGGKPYAIPAGASDHPLGGLGFAGWAYEVAEQERESGVFFDTVVVCSVTGSTQAGMVAGFAALEEAGARPRRVLGIDASAKPAATREQIARIAHNTGQLIGVKRELTEADVELDDRYHAGVYGIPDETTLAAMRLAARTEGMVTDPVYEGKSMAGLVDLVERGEIGRDSTVLYAHLGGQPALNAYSALF